The stretch of DNA CGACGGCCTTTAAAATCAATCCCCGCACAATCAAGCGATGGCGCGTTTTCAGTTTTAGCAAGTCTTGAATATCCATATTCATGCCGCAACAGATATCCGTGACACGCTCATGAAGCTTTGGCATGACTTCCGCAGTTTCTTTTAATGAACCTTTACGGATGATCGTCATGCAAAAAATCAACGAAACGCCCAACGCGTTTAAACCCACCTGAAAGACAATCAGGTAAGCTGCCCAGTGATCATGCATTTTTTGAACTAAGGCATTTACCATTGCCACTTGAGCCCCACTCCCCACTGAGATCCGCGGCGCGTCTGGCCTTGATAGTCTTCAAGGTTTAAGTACAGATGGGCTTTTTTATAGACATATGAAATCGTTATCGCGTAGGAGTTAAAGGGGTCAATAAATCCCACGTCTTCACGATTTTCACCCCCCGCCCAAGAAAGTTCGGCAGAATAGCGTTCATAACGTGCACGGAAAAACTCTCGATGAGCATGATGCCAGCCACTATCATCGTAAAACCAGCTGCTATGGCCAAGGCTTAATTGCTCATTAATAAAATAAATGATCTGGGGTTGATAGCTTTGAACCTCGCCAGTTTCGTATTTTCCGTAATGAAAACCCAGCGCCAAATCCCAATTGGTAAAATAAGACGTGTGCGGAATCATCGAAACCGAAGTTTGGGGACCCACCAAGGTGTCGTCATCAAACGCGCCCGCCAGTTCCACATAAGATTTGAGGTTATCAAAAACAACCGTATCCCCGATCAACACGGCGTCGCGATAAAATCCGACTTCGCTGGTGTAATCACGACGGGCGTGCTCATAGCCCAGATAGAATTTATTTTTATCGCCTAGGTCCGTGTTTACCAAAACTCTATGGCCGGATTCGTGATAAGTATTTCCATAATCGCCCTTAAAGTAAGACGTATCCACGGAAGTAAGTCCCGCCCGCGCGTGAAGTGACATCAGCAAAGAAAAAAGAAGCGCCATTATCTTCATGAACGGCCTATGACGACCTTCACCTTGGCTAAGATCAGCGGCAAGTTGTAGGGCTTGGTAAGGTGGTCTAAGGCGCCGATTTCTAAACTCTTTAAAGAAGCTTCCTCGGACTTATTGGAAGTTAAAACAATGGTGGGCGGCAGCACGTTTTTATCGCGCGCATGCCAGATAAGTTCCACACCCGAAAGTCCGGGCATAGATATGTCCGTGATCAGAAGATCAAATTTATCTTGGCTTAAGTGCTTTTCAAAAGCCTCAAGGCCATCATGAGCGCGAGTCACCTGATAGCCTGCGGATGTTAAGGCACGCTCTAAAATCATACCTTCAATTTGACTGTCTTCTGCAATTAGGATTTTCTTTGCGCCCATATCTCACCAATAAGAAGTTCCCCCGACAGTTCTATTTGTACTTGGAGAAAGCCACGTTGAGCCTCCACCCGTAAGAATATTCACCACCGGTGCTGTGACAAAATCTACAAGGGTTAAATTTAAATCCTTAACTAAGTTAGATAAAAGCGGCGGACTGACGCTCACGATTTTAAGGCCGCTCACACCCGACGCCACATAAAGCAGGTTGT from Bdellovibrio bacteriovorus encodes:
- a CDS encoding response regulator encodes the protein MGAKKILIAEDSQIEGMILERALTSAGYQVTRAHDGLEAFEKHLSQDKFDLLITDISMPGLSGVELIWHARDKNVLPPTIVLTSNKSEEASLKSLEIGALDHLTKPYNLPLILAKVKVVIGRS